A single genomic interval of Isorropodon fossajaponicum endosymbiont JTNG4 harbors:
- the recO gene encoding DNA repair protein RecO produces MTKVELTPAFLIHRRAFKDSSLLLDFFTRDFGKIRLVGRGLRSSKTHIQMFQHLSISFSGRGELKALSHWEIDDVPRNFKGEELILGMYVNELISRLLQEQDPYSGLFERYQQFVSQVGHLKQSARHWHLRIFENNLLTELGYGIDFETDINGNEINLNSYYEYQPQAGFIPNSLGKISGKSINQLLLEVIENSPNSQQLKVCRDLNRQRLRSLLGDKPLKSRSLFFTKP; encoded by the coding sequence ATGACTAAAGTTGAACTAACCCCTGCTTTTTTAATTCATCGTCGGGCTTTTAAAGATTCGTCACTACTACTTGATTTTTTTACTCGTGATTTTGGCAAAATTCGCTTGGTGGGTAGGGGTCTTAGAAGCTCAAAAACCCATATTCAGATGTTTCAACATTTAAGTATTTCATTTTCAGGCAGAGGCGAGTTAAAAGCACTAAGCCATTGGGAGATTGATGATGTACCTAGAAATTTTAAGGGTGAAGAATTGATATTGGGCATGTATGTGAACGAGTTAATATCAAGATTATTACAAGAGCAAGATCCGTATTCTGGGTTATTTGAACGCTACCAACAATTTGTGAGTCAGGTGGGGCATTTAAAGCAAAGTGCTAGGCATTGGCATTTGAGGATATTTGAAAATAATCTATTGACTGAGTTGGGTTACGGTATCGATTTTGAAACTGATATTAATGGCAATGAAATTAACCTAAATAGTTATTATGAATATCAACCCCAAGCAGGATTCATACCCAATTCTTTGGGTAAAATATCGGGAAAATCAATCAATCAATTATTATTAGAAGTAATTGAAAATAGTCCAAACTCACAACAATTAAAAGTTTGCCGTGATTTGAACAGACAGCGCTTACGCTCGCTTTTGGGTGATAAGCCCTTAAAAAGCCGGTCTTTATTTTTTACTAAACCATAA
- the pdxJ gene encoding pyridoxine 5'-phosphate synthase, which produces MSIYLGINIDHIATIRQARGTNYPSPIEAALLCEKSGADSITLHLREDRRHIQDADVEILRNQLTTKMNLEMVATDEMIAIADKIKPQDCCLVPEKREELTTEGGLDVASQIPRMKDVCLRLSESHIIVSLFVDAQKNQIDAVRECGTPVIELHTGHYANATDEAQLVELEKIKTMATYAHSIGLQVNAGHGLTLENTTAIAKLPEIVELNIGHSIIARAMFVGLETATREMKTLMLEARL; this is translated from the coding sequence ATGAGTATTTATTTAGGCATTAACATTGATCATATCGCCACCATTAGACAGGCCAGAGGTACAAACTACCCCTCGCCGATAGAGGCAGCTTTATTGTGTGAAAAATCAGGTGCAGACAGTATTACGCTACATTTACGTGAAGACAGACGCCACATTCAAGATGCTGATGTAGAAATTTTACGTAATCAACTCACTACAAAAATGAACTTAGAAATGGTAGCAACAGATGAAATGATTGCCATTGCTGATAAAATAAAACCTCAGGATTGTTGCCTAGTGCCTGAAAAGCGTGAGGAGTTAACCACCGAAGGTGGGCTTGATGTAGCATCGCAAATACCTAGAATGAAAGACGTTTGCCTGCGCTTGAGCGAATCACATATTATTGTTTCTTTATTTGTTGATGCACAAAAGAATCAAATTGATGCGGTACGTGAGTGCGGCACACCTGTGATTGAGCTACATACTGGGCACTATGCCAATGCAACTGATGAGGCGCAATTAGTAGAACTTGAAAAAATTAAAACCATGGCCACTTATGCACACTCAATTGGTTTGCAAGTCAATGCAGGTCATGGGTTGACCTTGGAAAATACAACTGCTATTGCTAAATTACCTGAAATTGTTGAGCTTAATATCGGGCATTCAATTATTGCTAGAGCCATGTTTGTTGGGCTTGAAACTGCCACTCGCGAGATGAAAACATTAATGTTAGAGGCAAGATTATGA
- the acpS gene encoding holo-ACP synthase, with translation MIYGVGTDIINIKRVEHILSKNKQGFVKRVLSEHEQALFANKGDSASYCAKRFAAKEAFAKALGTGIGKIVSFQDLTVRNNENGKPYFIPSEKLRLYLVNKNIKQAHLSLSDEKFNAVAFVVLETEN, from the coding sequence ATGATTTATGGCGTAGGCACTGATATTATCAACATCAAACGTGTTGAGCACATATTAAGCAAAAACAAACAAGGCTTTGTAAAACGCGTATTATCCGAACATGAACAAGCCTTATTTGCCAATAAAGGCGACAGTGCCTCTTATTGCGCCAAGCGTTTTGCCGCCAAAGAAGCTTTTGCAAAGGCTTTGGGTACAGGTATTGGTAAAATTGTTAGTTTTCAAGATTTAACCGTGCGTAATAATGAAAATGGCAAGCCGTATTTTATTCCTAGCGAAAAATTACGTTTATACCTTGTGAATAAAAACATCAAACAGGCGCATTTAAGCCTATCAGATGAAAAATTTAACGCCGTGGCGTTTGTCGTTTTAGAAACAGAAAACTAA
- a CDS encoding helix-turn-helix domain-containing protein, with the protein MSPIKAWRFFLKLTQKQVALKAGMQQSAYARIENNAKPPRASTLEKIAQGLEQLEF; encoded by the coding sequence GTGTCGCCGATTAAGGCTTGGCGATTTTTTTTAAAATTGACACAAAAACAAGTAGCGCTTAAAGCAGGCATGCAGCAAAGTGCTTATGCTAGAATTGAGAATAATGCTAAACCTCCTAGAGCCTCAACATTGGAAAAAATAGCTCAGGGTTTAGAGCAGTTAGAATTTTAA
- a CDS encoding SEL1-like repeat protein, with the protein MSLDAIDTYKKACDDFNNANSCFGLGFMYKRGEGVRQSNIKALEHYGKAYDFKSQADCDFYAKLKKETF; encoded by the coding sequence ATGTCGCTTGATGCAATTGATACATACAAAAAGGCTTGTGATGATTTTAATAATGCTAATAGTTGTTTTGGTCTTGGGTTTATGTATAAACGTGGCGAAGGTGTTAGGCAAAGTAACATTAAAGCCTTGGAACATTATGGAAAAGCTTACGATTTTAAGTCTCAAGCAGATTGTGACTTTTATGCCAAACTAAAAAAAGAAACATTTTGA
- the ubiG gene encoding bifunctional 2-polyprenyl-6-hydroxyphenol methylase/3-demethylubiquinol 3-O-methyltransferase UbiG, with protein MSNVDFNEVDKFAALASRWWDKNSEFKPLHDINPLRLNYIKEKCSGSLKDKKILDVGCGGGILAESLALEGAIVTGIDMAEAGLEVAKLHLLESGLEVNYQKIPVEEFAEQHPEKFDIVTCLEMLEHVPDPSSIIKACSKLVKPSGQAFFSTINRNTKSYLFTIIGAEYILKLLPQGTHDWGRFIQPSEMDEWARHSGLTLKGMIGMTYNPFTKTYKFENDVSVNYLCFYQK; from the coding sequence ATGAGCAACGTAGATTTTAACGAGGTTGATAAATTCGCTGCCCTAGCATCGCGTTGGTGGGATAAAAATTCTGAATTTAAACCCTTGCATGATATTAACCCACTCAGGCTAAATTATATCAAAGAGAAATGTAGTGGCTCACTCAAGGATAAAAAAATCCTTGATGTTGGCTGTGGTGGTGGCATCTTAGCAGAATCCCTTGCTTTAGAAGGCGCGATTGTGACAGGCATTGACATGGCAGAAGCGGGCTTAGAAGTTGCCAAATTGCACTTGCTTGAGTCAGGCTTGGAAGTGAACTATCAAAAAATCCCTGTGGAAGAATTTGCCGAGCAACACCCCGAAAAGTTTGACATTGTAACCTGTTTAGAAATGTTAGAACACGTGCCCGACCCTAGCTCAATTATCAAAGCTTGTAGCAAATTAGTCAAACCTAGTGGACAAGCCTTCTTTTCAACCATCAACCGCAATACTAAATCCTATTTATTCACCATCATCGGTGCAGAATACATCCTCAAACTCCTACCCCAAGGCACGCACGATTGGGGCAGGTTCATTCAACCTAGTGAAATGGATGAATGGGCAAGGCACTCAGGTTTAACCCTAAAAGGCATGATTGGTATGACCTATAACCCCTTTACAAAAACCTATAAATTTGAGAATGATGTAAGTGTAAATTACCTATGTTTTTACCAAAAATAA
- a CDS encoding peroxiredoxin, protein MNKVQPITCTATSDLEISIPDTQGRNIVLYFYPKDATPGCTTEGQDFKDKHQAFTDANTVIYGVSKDDLTKHEKFKAKQNFPFELIADVDGKLCELFNVWQLKKFMGREYMGIVRSTFLIDADGNILKHWDKVKVKGHAKEVLTTVQAL, encoded by the coding sequence ATGAATAAAGTTCAACCAATTACCTGCACCGCTACAAGCGATTTAGAAATAAGCATTCCCGATACTCAAGGACGTAACATCGTGTTGTATTTTTACCCCAAAGACGCCACTCCAGGGTGTACCACCGAAGGGCAAGATTTTAAAGATAAACATCAAGCCTTTACAGATGCCAATACAGTGATTTATGGTGTTTCAAAAGATGATTTAACCAAGCATGAGAAATTTAAAGCCAAGCAAAATTTCCCTTTTGAACTGATTGCTGATGTTGATGGCAAATTGTGCGAATTGTTTAACGTTTGGCAGTTGAAAAAATTTATGGGGCGTGAATATATGGGTATCGTCCGTTCTACTTTCTTAATTGATGCTGATGGCAATATCCTTAAACATTGGGATAAGGTTAAAGTCAAAGGTCATGCTAAAGAAGTTTTAACAACTGTCCAAGCACTATGA
- the lepA gene encoding translation elongation factor 4, with translation MKNIRNFSIIAHIDHGKSTIADRFIQFCGGLSDREMSAQVLDSMDIEKERGITIKSQSVTLDYQAKNGETYQLNFIDTPGHVDFSYEVSRSLSACEGALLIVDASQGVEAQTVANCYTALDQGLEVVPVLNKIDLPAADPERVVDEIEDVIGVEAHDAVHASAKSGIGIEDILEQIVEKIPAPKGNIDAPIKALIIDSWFDNYLGVVSLIRVIDGEIRAKTKIKIFSNGEEYLVDGVGVFTPKRKKTDSLKAGEVGFLIASIKNIDGAPVGDTITGAKNSASEPLEGFKPVQPRVFAGIFPISGEDYEKFRDALAKLRLNDAALQYEPENSDALGFGFRIGFLGLLHMEIVQERLEREYDLDLITTAPTVIYEILDTRGTIHRVDNPSKMPANQSIAEFREPIITANILVTDEYVGAVISLCVEKRGVQKNITYMGRQVSLLYELPLNEVVLDFFDRLKSVSRGFASMDYHFERYQESDLIRLDIIINQEPVDALALIIHRDGSVRKGRELAEKMKELIPRQMFDVTIQACIGSKIISRSNVKALRKNVTAKCYGGDVSRKRKLLDKQKKGKKRMRSVGRVDIPQEAFLAVLHID, from the coding sequence ATGAAAAACATTCGTAATTTTTCAATTATTGCTCATATTGACCACGGTAAATCAACCATTGCTGATCGCTTTATTCAGTTTTGCGGTGGTTTGAGTGATCGGGAAATGTCAGCGCAAGTACTGGATTCTATGGACATTGAAAAAGAGCGTGGTATTACCATTAAATCTCAAAGTGTTACGCTTGATTATCAGGCTAAAAATGGTGAAACTTATCAGCTGAATTTTATTGACACACCGGGTCATGTGGATTTTTCTTATGAAGTATCTCGCTCGCTTTCTGCTTGCGAGGGCGCATTACTTATTGTTGATGCATCGCAAGGGGTTGAGGCGCAAACGGTTGCAAATTGCTATACGGCACTAGACCAAGGCTTGGAAGTAGTGCCTGTACTTAATAAAATTGACTTACCAGCAGCAGACCCTGAGCGTGTGGTGGATGAAATTGAAGATGTGATTGGCGTTGAGGCGCATGATGCGGTTCATGCCAGTGCTAAATCAGGCATTGGCATTGAGGATATTTTAGAACAAATTGTAGAAAAAATCCCTGCCCCCAAGGGTAATATTGACGCGCCTATTAAAGCTTTAATCATTGATTCTTGGTTTGATAATTACCTAGGTGTGGTGTCTTTAATTCGTGTGATTGATGGCGAAATTAGAGCTAAAACAAAAATTAAGATTTTCTCAAATGGTGAAGAATATTTGGTAGATGGGGTGGGTGTGTTCACACCTAAGCGCAAAAAAACAGACAGTTTAAAAGCAGGAGAAGTTGGATTTTTAATTGCCAGTATTAAAAATATTGATGGTGCGCCAGTGGGAGATACCATTACAGGTGCTAAAAATTCTGCATCAGAACCTTTAGAAGGTTTTAAACCAGTACAACCTCGTGTATTTGCAGGTATTTTCCCTATTTCTGGTGAAGATTACGAGAAGTTTCGCGATGCCTTGGCAAAACTTCGCCTAAATGATGCGGCGTTACAATACGAGCCTGAAAATTCAGATGCACTAGGTTTTGGCTTTCGCATTGGGTTTTTAGGTTTATTGCACATGGAAATTGTTCAAGAGCGCTTGGAACGTGAATATGATCTTGATTTAATTACCACTGCACCGACTGTCATTTATGAAATTCTTGATACTAGAGGTACTATTCACAGGGTAGATAACCCCTCAAAAATGCCAGCCAATCAAAGCATTGCTGAATTTAGAGAGCCAATTATTACCGCAAATATCTTGGTGACTGATGAATACGTAGGTGCGGTCATTAGTTTGTGTGTTGAAAAACGTGGCGTGCAAAAAAACATCACTTATATGGGTAGGCAAGTGTCCCTTCTTTATGAATTGCCACTCAATGAGGTTGTGCTTGATTTTTTTGACCGATTAAAATCTGTATCACGTGGCTTTGCCTCCATGGATTATCATTTTGAGCGCTATCAAGAATCTGATTTAATTCGCCTAGATATCATAATAAACCAAGAGCCAGTAGATGCGCTAGCGCTTATTATTCACCGAGACGGTTCTGTGCGCAAAGGGCGCGAGTTGGCCGAAAAGATGAAGGAGCTTATTCCACGGCAAATGTTTGATGTTACCATTCAAGCTTGTATTGGTTCTAAAATTATTTCACGCTCAAATGTAAAAGCCCTCAGAAAAAATGTGACTGCTAAATGCTATGGTGGCGACGTTTCTCGTAAACGAAAACTACTTGATAAACAAAAGAAAGGCAAAAAACGTATGCGCAGTGTGGGCAGGGTAGACATTCCTCAGGAAGCTTTTTTAGCAGTGTTACATATTGATTGA
- a CDS encoding type II toxin-antitoxin system mRNA interferase toxin, RelE/StbE family, whose product MLEIVYSMQFKKDFKKVRKLLLPDLKAVFEVIQTLEKQQRLQEKYKDHCLSGH is encoded by the coding sequence ATGCTTGAAATTGTTTATTCAATGCAATTTAAAAAGGATTTTAAAAAAGTTAGGAAATTACTACTACCTGATTTAAAGGCTGTTTTTGAAGTGATTCAAACTTTAGAAAAGCAACAAAGGTTACAGGAAAAATACAAAGACCATTGTCTTAGTGGTCATTAA
- a CDS encoding type II toxin-antitoxin system YafQ family toxin — protein sequence MVINIDFRECHIKPDLLLIYQTSSAELKLIKNW from the coding sequence GTGGTCATTAATATTGATTTTCGAGAATGTCATATCAAACCTGATTTGTTACTTATTTATCAAACTAGTTCTGCTGAGCTTAAACTTATTAAGAACTGGTAG
- a CDS encoding cytochrome C assembly family protein yields MKNETQHQHQKTIFLLVSFAMIAQALTFSHFWSDEGIVFGLANSASFVAWLIAVLLFLSSLSKPVHALGILVYPLVAFTLVFSITFPDTTNKIIPLSIASHVFLSITAYALLALAVCQSVLLKIQEKHLHARKVNGFINKLPALQTMESLLFQSLRIGFYLLTLSLLSGFIFIQDIFAQHLIHKTTLSIIAWIIFATLVFGRKAFGWRGKQAISATQIGFGLLVIAYFGSKFVLERLLS; encoded by the coding sequence GTGAAAAATGAAACACAGCACCAGCATCAAAAAACCATTTTTTTATTGGTTAGTTTTGCCATGATTGCACAAGCACTCACCTTTAGTCACTTTTGGAGTGACGAAGGCATTGTTTTTGGTTTGGCAAATAGTGCTTCATTTGTTGCTTGGCTGATTGCTGTTTTATTGTTTTTATCCTCATTATCCAAACCTGTGCACGCATTAGGCATCTTGGTTTATCCATTAGTAGCATTCACCCTAGTCTTTAGTATCACTTTTCCAGATACAACAAACAAAATTATTCCACTGAGCATTGCTTCACACGTATTCTTATCAATAACTGCCTATGCCCTATTGGCTTTAGCAGTGTGCCAATCTGTATTGTTAAAAATCCAAGAAAAACACTTGCACGCAAGAAAGGTTAATGGCTTTATTAACAAACTGCCAGCACTACAAACCATGGAGTCGTTGCTATTTCAAAGCCTTAGAATTGGTTTTTATTTATTAACTTTGTCACTACTTTCTGGCTTTATTTTTATACAAGATATATTTGCCCAGCACCTGATACATAAAACCACCCTTTCAATCATCGCATGGATTATTTTTGCCACACTTGTGTTTGGCAGAAAAGCCTTTGGCTGGCGTGGAAAGCAAGCCATCAGCGCCACACAAATCGGCTTTGGGCTTTTAGTTATTGCTTATTTTGGCTCTAAATTCGTGTTAGAAAGGCTTTTAAGTTAG